Proteins from a single region of Desulfosporosinus sp. Sb-LF:
- a CDS encoding zinc-ribbon domain containing protein, translating into MFNDKILNCKDCGRDFEFTASEQEFYAEKGFTNEPGRCPECRAARKAQTRNNGGGGGYSRQPREMFPAICATCGKETTVPFQPSGDKPVYCRDCYQPRARNNW; encoded by the coding sequence GTGTTTAATGACAAAATTTTAAATTGTAAAGATTGTGGACGTGATTTTGAATTTACAGCGTCCGAGCAAGAGTTCTATGCAGAGAAAGGGTTTACCAATGAGCCCGGACGTTGCCCAGAATGTCGTGCTGCACGCAAAGCACAAACTAGAAATAACGGTGGCGGTGGCGGTTATTCTCGTCAACCACGTGAAATGTTCCCCGCTATCTGTGCTACGTGTGGAAAAGAAACCACGGTGCCGTTTCAACCTTCCGGTGATAAACCAGTGTATTGTCGTGATTGTTACCAACCTCGAGCACGCAACAATTGGTAA
- a CDS encoding type II secretion system F family protein, with translation MSIVGAVCFTLIGIFSTKQESKAQERISRALGQGEMTVDEDIRPLRERMLRPLLHQFAHLTTRWAPKGQREQTTVKLSAAGLSGKWEDAEWKGLQYALSVLLSLVFLGIFSLINAGFLTRIEMGIIGFLIGYMFPNSWLKAKAKQRQMEIQRTLPDVLDLLTVSVEAGLGFDAALLKVVEKQKGVLAEEFLRMLQEIKMGRPRREALRDLARRNKPAEDFSNVIASLVQADQLGISIGSVLRNQAIQIRQKQRQRAEEKAQKAPVKMMIPLVFFVFPSIFIIVLGPAIIHIMEMFKQK, from the coding sequence TTGAGCATAGTTGGTGCCGTCTGTTTTACGCTGATCGGGATTTTTTCTACTAAGCAAGAAAGTAAGGCGCAAGAACGGATTTCGCGGGCCTTGGGACAGGGAGAAATGACGGTCGATGAAGATATCCGCCCGCTACGCGAGCGGATGTTACGTCCGTTGCTCCATCAATTTGCCCATCTCACAACACGGTGGGCTCCTAAAGGACAACGAGAACAAACGACAGTGAAGCTTAGTGCTGCCGGATTATCGGGTAAATGGGAAGACGCGGAATGGAAAGGGTTACAATACGCTCTAAGCGTGCTACTTTCACTTGTGTTTTTGGGAATATTTTCGTTGATAAATGCCGGATTTCTAACGCGGATAGAAATGGGGATCATCGGCTTCCTTATTGGCTACATGTTTCCTAATTCCTGGTTGAAGGCGAAAGCTAAGCAACGGCAAATGGAAATCCAGCGCACGTTGCCTGATGTTCTCGATCTCTTAACCGTCAGTGTAGAAGCAGGGCTCGGGTTTGATGCTGCCTTACTCAAAGTTGTGGAGAAGCAAAAAGGTGTTCTAGCGGAAGAATTTTTGAGGATGTTGCAGGAAATTAAAATGGGTCGTCCGCGTCGGGAAGCTTTACGAGACTTAGCGAGGCGCAACAAGCCCGCTGAAGACTTCAGCAATGTTATAGCTTCACTCGTACAAGCCGACCAACTGGGGATATCTATTGGTAGCGTTTTGCGAAATCAAGCTATACAGATTAGGCAGAAACAACGGCAACGCGCAGAGGAAAAGGCCCAAAAAGCCCCTGTGAAAATGATGATTCCTTTAGTATTTTTTGTCTTTCCCAGTATATTCATCATTGTTCTTGGACCGGCAATTATTCATATTATGGAGATGTTTAAGCAGAAATAA
- a CDS encoding TadE/TadG family type IV pilus assembly protein, translating into MIQRLRKGEHGQALVEMALVLPLFFLLLFGVIEMGRVGYAYITVSNAARAGGRTATIGGTDADINNSVQYAATSLDSASLTIAITPTQSQRKSGQQVTVKVNYPVQLIIPIISNVIPNPVVVSSSIIMRLE; encoded by the coding sequence ATGATTCAAAGACTCCGGAAAGGAGAACATGGCCAAGCTTTAGTCGAAATGGCCCTTGTCTTGCCTCTTTTTTTCCTGTTACTGTTTGGCGTGATTGAGATGGGGCGCGTCGGCTATGCTTATATTACAGTTAGCAATGCCGCTCGGGCAGGTGGCCGAACCGCAACCATCGGAGGAACAGACGCCGATATTAATAATTCCGTTCAGTATGCAGCGACTTCCCTTGATTCAGCGAGTCTAACGATCGCAATTACACCAACTCAAAGCCAACGAAAGTCAGGGCAACAAGTAACGGTTAAAGTCAATTATCCCGTTCAACTAATCATTCCAATCATTAGTAATGTGATACCCAATCCTGTCGTGGTGAGTTCAAGCATCATTATGCGACTAGAATAG
- a CDS encoding M18 family aminopeptidase, translating into MKTSCISNTERQFAQELLDFIEESPSSFHVVENIKKMFAPQGFRELTLDEKWSLTPGGKYFVTLNNSALIAFIVGQGSPEEYGFHLIGTHTDSPCFRLKSSPEIQVEGGYLKLNVETYGGPILNTWLDRPLSLAGRIILRGDSPFSPITKLIRSERPLLVIPNLAIHMNRKINEGIELNKQKDMLPLWTQITESLQNEGAMIQHLAETVQCLPEDILDFDLFLHDCEKGCFVGLQQEFISSGRLDDLAMIHAGAWALSNANPALMTQVLACFDHEECGSTSKQGAASPLLAHVLERILLAQKKDRECYFRALAHSFLISADMAHALHPNAVEKHDPVIRPILNGGPVIKISANQSYTSDAESASVFVALCQQACVPVQKFINRSDERGGSTIGPISSTHLDIRSVDIGNPVLAMHSIRELGGVKDHLAIANVFSQFYETL; encoded by the coding sequence ATGAAAACTTCTTGTATTAGTAATACGGAACGGCAGTTTGCTCAAGAACTGCTTGATTTTATTGAAGAAAGCCCATCTTCCTTCCATGTAGTCGAGAACATAAAGAAAATGTTCGCTCCTCAAGGATTTCGCGAGTTGACCTTAGATGAGAAATGGTCGCTAACTCCTGGGGGAAAATATTTTGTTACACTAAATAATTCGGCCTTGATTGCTTTTATAGTCGGACAGGGTTCACCAGAAGAGTATGGGTTTCACCTCATAGGAACGCACACAGACAGTCCTTGTTTCCGACTTAAATCTTCACCTGAAATCCAGGTAGAAGGGGGTTATTTAAAATTGAATGTCGAAACGTATGGAGGTCCGATTTTGAATACTTGGTTGGACCGGCCACTTTCTTTGGCAGGTCGGATTATCCTACGTGGGGACTCTCCTTTCTCTCCTATAACTAAACTCATTCGAAGTGAACGTCCGTTACTTGTGATACCAAATCTTGCGATTCATATGAACCGCAAGATCAATGAAGGAATCGAATTGAATAAACAAAAGGACATGCTACCATTATGGACACAAATTACGGAGAGTTTACAAAATGAAGGGGCCATGATTCAGCACCTTGCCGAAACCGTGCAGTGTCTTCCTGAGGATATCTTAGACTTTGACCTCTTCCTTCATGACTGTGAAAAAGGCTGTTTTGTCGGGCTTCAGCAAGAATTTATTTCAAGTGGACGACTCGATGATTTGGCTATGATTCATGCAGGTGCTTGGGCCCTATCTAATGCAAATCCTGCTTTAATGACGCAGGTCCTGGCCTGTTTCGATCATGAAGAATGCGGAAGTACTTCTAAGCAAGGAGCAGCTTCTCCATTACTGGCCCATGTTCTAGAACGAATCCTGCTGGCGCAAAAAAAGGATCGAGAATGCTATTTTCGGGCCTTGGCGCATTCTTTCCTCATATCAGCTGATATGGCGCATGCTCTTCACCCAAACGCCGTCGAAAAGCATGATCCTGTTATTCGACCAATCCTCAATGGGGGACCTGTGATTAAAATCAGTGCAAACCAAAGCTATACGTCAGACGCAGAATCTGCGTCTGTTTTCGTGGCCCTCTGTCAGCAAGCATGTGTTCCAGTTCAGAAATTCATCAATCGATCAGATGAACGAGGAGGATCGACCATCGGTCCGATATCTAGCACTCATCTTGATATTCGTTCTGTAGACATTGGGAACCCCGTCTTAGCCATGCATTCCATACGCGAGCTTGGAGGGGTCAAAGACCACTTGGCTATCGCAAATGTCTTCTCTCAATTCTATGAAACACTATAA
- a CDS encoding type II secretion system F family protein encodes MVKGMAQTVILIPAVTTFLTVYLGILALTRHEETLEAKLRRFTALRAPSNPGTSKRDIRHLLTLLGRIAPRHWCEGLDLELIRGNIPLKGGEFLVLQAFLTVLFFLIGIMLTQKIYLGILFAVGGGILPRLWLKSAQKRKRSQFNNQLADALLVLANSLRAGFSLLQAMEMVSQEMPNPISGEFHLALREMTYGTATEIALIHLSERVGSDVLDLLVTAMLIQRQAGGNLAEVLLNIHATIQDRLRIQQEIKTLTAQGRMSGYIIAALPFGIAAVLSVINPSYLSILFSHPIGWAMIAAGLISQFIGFIIIRKIITIEV; translated from the coding sequence ATGGTTAAGGGGATGGCTCAAACAGTCATACTCATTCCGGCAGTCACCACATTTTTAACGGTTTACCTCGGAATCCTTGCCCTTACACGCCATGAAGAGACACTTGAAGCTAAACTTCGACGGTTTACGGCGTTAAGGGCTCCGTCTAACCCGGGAACAAGTAAAAGAGATATAAGACACTTGCTCACACTTTTAGGTCGTATCGCACCACGTCATTGGTGCGAGGGTTTGGACCTCGAATTGATCCGTGGAAATATTCCACTCAAAGGCGGAGAATTTTTGGTTCTCCAAGCTTTTTTAACCGTTCTCTTTTTCCTCATTGGCATTATGCTCACGCAAAAAATTTACCTGGGAATTCTTTTTGCCGTAGGTGGAGGGATACTTCCTAGGTTATGGTTAAAATCTGCCCAGAAAAGGAAACGCAGCCAATTTAACAATCAGCTGGCAGACGCTTTGCTGGTTTTGGCCAATTCTCTGCGGGCGGGATTTAGCCTTTTACAAGCCATGGAAATGGTCAGTCAGGAAATGCCTAATCCTATTTCAGGGGAATTTCATCTTGCTTTGCGTGAAATGACGTACGGAACCGCTACGGAAATAGCCTTGATCCATTTATCTGAACGAGTCGGTAGTGATGTCTTAGACCTGCTCGTAACAGCCATGCTGATTCAGCGTCAGGCTGGAGGGAATTTGGCAGAAGTACTCCTGAATATTCATGCGACGATCCAGGATCGCCTTCGCATCCAGCAAGAAATTAAAACACTCACCGCCCAAGGCCGGATGTCCGGATATATTATCGCCGCCCTTCCATTTGGAATAGCAGCTGTTTTGAGTGTGATCAATCCGAGCTATCTTTCCATACTATTCAGTCATCCTATCGGGTGGGCAATGATTGCCGCCGGTCTTATCTCCCAATTCATCGGCTTTATAATCATCCGAAAGATCATTACGATCGAGGTCTAA
- a CDS encoding prepilin peptidase — protein sequence MGVNEVAMGLTLGIAVFTDWREHKIYNRLLVPAFFTAILLHTFQGGVSGLTSSLLGAVTGFVLLFLPYLLGGMGAGDVKLLAVIGAFGGAHFVITSVLYGAVIGGLISAVLLARRKAFGNTLKHFLLFIPILQKPQHINVAMNNVRQEKFPYGIAIALGTLIALFLPLGGRWS from the coding sequence ATGGGAGTGAATGAGGTTGCGATGGGATTGACATTAGGCATCGCTGTCTTCACTGACTGGCGTGAACACAAGATCTACAACAGACTGCTCGTTCCCGCTTTTTTCACTGCGATCCTGCTCCATACGTTTCAAGGAGGGGTCTCTGGATTGACGAGCAGTCTCTTGGGAGCCGTTACCGGTTTTGTTTTACTCTTTCTACCATATCTCTTAGGGGGGATGGGAGCAGGGGATGTAAAGTTACTTGCGGTGATCGGGGCTTTTGGCGGTGCCCATTTTGTCATTACCAGTGTCCTATACGGAGCCGTCATAGGTGGTCTTATCTCTGCCGTTTTGCTTGCTCGTCGAAAAGCCTTTGGAAATACGCTTAAGCACTTCCTGCTCTTTATCCCCATTCTTCAAAAGCCTCAACATATAAATGTAGCAATGAACAATGTGCGACAAGAGAAATTCCCCTACGGAATTGCGATTGCCTTAGGTACACTGATTGCCTTGTTTTTGCCCTTGGGAGGGAGATGGTCATGA
- a CDS encoding response regulator, which yields MKRISVLIVDDISDTRDSIRRLLQFEDDMEVIGEAGSGSEAILMAEEKRPDIILMDINMPEMDGIRTTELMALRVPESSVIIMSVQGEQAYLRRAMMAGAREYIIKPFNGGELASVIAKVSEMDQRKRDALGEHSKVFVDSKMRNGQIISFFSTKGGVGNTTLATNLAVQLASSGKWRVLLIDLNLQFGDVAVFLNLVPKRTIADLTQSGPIKFSEIQSYFLTHSSGLQVLAAPTRPEYAELITAEHVEQILTEVKAHFDFIICDNVSRFEDISLVSFDAATQIWLVVAMDVPTLKNAKLSLEVIEGLHHTPKVHVVLNRSSKEMGMDPHDVEKSLNVKISYEIPSDGRALVAALNRGVPFVMSHSQIKVSEAIRKMAEELTSSEPFETKPAPQEHERRRPKPLMELSRIFGF from the coding sequence ATGAAACGCATTAGCGTGTTGATTGTTGACGATATTAGCGACACTAGGGATAGCATCCGGCGACTTCTTCAATTTGAAGACGATATGGAGGTAATAGGCGAGGCAGGATCCGGTTCCGAAGCGATACTGATGGCTGAAGAGAAACGGCCGGATATTATTTTGATGGATATCAATATGCCAGAAATGGATGGAATACGGACAACTGAGCTCATGGCCCTTCGAGTACCGGAAAGTTCCGTGATTATTATGTCGGTCCAAGGGGAGCAGGCCTATTTGCGCAGGGCCATGATGGCTGGAGCTCGGGAATATATTATTAAGCCCTTTAACGGAGGTGAATTGGCTAGTGTCATTGCCAAGGTCAGTGAAATGGATCAACGAAAAAGGGATGCTTTGGGAGAACACTCTAAGGTGTTTGTCGATTCAAAAATGCGAAATGGGCAAATCATTTCTTTCTTTAGTACTAAGGGTGGAGTAGGTAATACCACGTTAGCTACCAATCTAGCGGTCCAATTAGCAAGTTCAGGAAAATGGAGAGTTCTGCTAATTGATCTCAACCTTCAATTCGGAGATGTTGCCGTCTTTCTTAATCTTGTTCCAAAACGAACGATTGCCGACTTGACTCAGTCTGGACCAATTAAGTTTTCCGAGATTCAATCTTACTTTTTAACTCACTCTTCCGGTCTTCAGGTTTTGGCAGCTCCAACACGCCCAGAATATGCCGAACTAATCACAGCAGAACATGTAGAACAAATCCTTACAGAGGTAAAGGCTCATTTTGATTTTATAATTTGTGATAATGTCAGCCGATTTGAAGATATTAGTCTAGTAAGTTTTGATGCGGCAACTCAAATTTGGCTAGTGGTCGCAATGGATGTACCCACCCTTAAGAATGCAAAGCTAAGCCTTGAGGTTATCGAGGGGCTTCATCATACCCCCAAAGTGCACGTTGTTCTTAACCGTTCCAGTAAAGAAATGGGAATGGATCCTCATGATGTGGAAAAGAGCCTGAATGTCAAAATAAGCTATGAAATTCCGAGCGACGGGCGAGCACTTGTTGCCGCCCTCAACCGAGGGGTACCTTTTGTGATGTCCCACTCTCAAATCAAGGTATCAGAAGCAATTCGCAAGATGGCGGAAGAACTTACTTCATCAGAACCCTTTGAGACAAAGCCAGCCCCGCAAGAGCACGAGCGTCGAAGGCCAAAACCCTTAATGGAGCTAAGTAGAATTTTTGGATTTTAA
- a CDS encoding DUF192 domain-containing protein: MRSGQFRNLRTGEIVGEWVWKTDSFWTRFRGLLGRPRIALGEGLWLKPCQQVHMIGMHYPLSVWFLDKTGHVCALIDELHPWRISPFIREATSIIEFPVRWGKATNTQLGDKLEWEENL; encoded by the coding sequence ATGAGATCTGGACAATTTCGCAATCTTAGGACAGGTGAAATCGTAGGGGAATGGGTATGGAAAACGGATTCGTTCTGGACTCGATTCCGTGGACTGTTGGGAAGGCCTCGTATAGCACTAGGAGAGGGGCTTTGGCTTAAACCTTGTCAACAAGTTCATATGATAGGTATGCACTATCCACTTTCAGTGTGGTTTTTGGACAAAACGGGCCATGTTTGTGCACTAATAGATGAATTACACCCCTGGAGAATTTCTCCTTTTATCCGGGAGGCGACCAGTATCATCGAGTTTCCTGTGAGATGGGGGAAAGCTACTAATACTCAACTCGGTGACAAATTGGAGTGGGAAGAAAATTTATAG
- a CDS encoding Tad domain-containing protein — MIIIKSPVSKRWKPSLQKFKQLFCQGFNNTDVNRKERGSVVVLVTLSLTVLLGFCAIVTDVGLMYAQKAHLQNSVDAAALAGVQELPNNPSLAEQKARDYADENGVPAVTVSLEANNAKIIVQATQQVPTYFARIWGITEEQISVSAKAMMVPPTELSGAVPLSIQEQDFVYGQKYVLKSGGGSGTSSWYLDDSKNNAVEKSGEDSVTPGWYGALDLSGNGANTYETDLANGYQGTLRVGQIVDVKHGNMSGPTADGINTRLRSDIEIPRNTFVNYNRNAPEIIYIPIVRIISESGNSIQQVQIVGFAAFFLEGVAGNGNDSIVTGWFIQTLASNGHTSASLSDLIKTEQDMEHGIANMDFGLYTPKLVDN; from the coding sequence ATGATTATAATAAAATCTCCTGTTTCTAAACGATGGAAACCCTCGCTACAAAAGTTTAAACAACTATTTTGCCAAGGGTTTAACAATACCGATGTTAATAGGAAGGAACGCGGGAGCGTTGTCGTGCTAGTTACCTTGTCATTAACAGTCCTGCTCGGTTTCTGTGCAATTGTAACAGATGTTGGTTTAATGTATGCCCAAAAGGCACATCTTCAAAATTCGGTCGATGCAGCAGCCCTCGCTGGTGTGCAAGAGCTTCCGAATAATCCCAGTCTTGCTGAGCAGAAAGCTAGGGATTATGCCGACGAAAATGGAGTTCCAGCTGTTACTGTGTCTTTAGAAGCAAATAACGCCAAAATAATTGTTCAGGCCACTCAGCAAGTTCCTACCTATTTTGCCCGAATCTGGGGCATTACTGAGGAACAGATTTCCGTCTCCGCCAAGGCCATGATGGTTCCACCGACAGAACTATCTGGAGCAGTGCCTCTTAGCATCCAGGAACAAGACTTTGTCTATGGGCAGAAGTATGTGCTCAAATCTGGAGGAGGATCTGGAACCTCCAGTTGGTACCTTGATGACAGCAAGAATAATGCCGTTGAAAAATCTGGCGAAGACTCTGTAACCCCAGGCTGGTATGGAGCTTTGGATCTTAGTGGTAATGGTGCCAATACGTATGAAACGGATTTAGCCAATGGGTATCAGGGAACTTTACGGGTGGGACAGATTGTGGATGTCAAACACGGAAATATGAGCGGACCAACGGCAGACGGAATCAACACGAGATTAAGAAGTGACATAGAGATTCCGCGAAATACCTTCGTTAATTATAACCGGAATGCCCCGGAAATTATTTATATCCCTATTGTCCGGATTATTTCCGAAAGTGGGAATTCCATTCAACAAGTGCAAATCGTTGGATTTGCCGCTTTCTTTCTCGAAGGGGTTGCCGGAAACGGGAACGATTCTATCGTAACAGGTTGGTTTATACAGACCCTTGCTTCGAATGGCCATACTTCGGCTAGCCTATCTGACCTGATAAAGACAGAACAGGACATGGAGCATGGGATAGCGAATATGGATTTCGGTCTATACACGCCGAAACTCGTTGACAATTAA
- a CDS encoding CpaF family protein, which translates to MSLLKRLEKEKILQSEEPTNESRTIRSTSQIDPWREFKSTVHHEVIQALDKINTQDLTSETLHPLVEHTLDARADALGLTPPRMERQRLVKEVIDEILGFGPIESLLQDPTVNEIMVNGPRQVYVERKGKLEPAGVTFYDDAHVLHIIEKIVAPLGRRIDESQPMVDARLPDGSRVNAIIPPLALNGPILTIRKFSKIPFGISNLVNFGTLTIEMGEFTNACVKARLNIIVSGGTGSGKTTTLGVISAFIPEDERIITIEDAAELQLRQTHVVTLETRPANIEGKGAVNIRDLVRNALRMRPERIIVGEVRSGEALDMLQAMNTGHDGSLTTGHANTPRDMLSRLETMVLMAGMDLPVRAIREQISSALDVIIQQSRLRDGSRKITHITEVLGMEGDVIVLQDIFRFEQTGIDKQGKVQGHFRATGIRPHFIDKLIAAGQILPEDLFLNN; encoded by the coding sequence GTGTCTTTGCTTAAACGTTTAGAAAAGGAAAAGATTCTTCAATCCGAAGAGCCAACGAACGAGTCCAGAACAATTCGTTCCACTTCACAAATTGACCCCTGGCGTGAATTTAAAAGCACCGTACATCATGAAGTCATCCAAGCTTTGGATAAGATTAACACCCAGGACCTCACTTCCGAGACACTGCATCCGCTTGTTGAACACACGCTTGACGCGAGGGCAGATGCCTTGGGGTTAACCCCTCCACGGATGGAACGACAGCGCCTAGTGAAAGAGGTTATAGACGAGATCTTAGGGTTTGGGCCGATTGAATCGTTGCTACAAGATCCTACTGTAAATGAAATCATGGTTAATGGACCACGCCAAGTGTATGTTGAACGAAAGGGCAAACTTGAACCAGCCGGGGTAACGTTTTACGATGATGCTCACGTCTTGCATATTATTGAAAAAATCGTTGCTCCTTTAGGGCGGCGTATTGATGAGAGTCAGCCAATGGTTGATGCCCGTTTACCAGACGGTTCTCGGGTTAATGCGATTATCCCACCTTTGGCTTTAAATGGACCGATTCTTACCATTCGTAAGTTTTCTAAAATCCCGTTTGGAATTAGCAATCTGGTCAATTTTGGAACATTAACAATTGAAATGGGAGAATTCACAAATGCCTGTGTCAAAGCACGTTTGAATATTATTGTCTCAGGGGGGACCGGTTCCGGAAAAACTACAACACTTGGGGTGATCTCTGCTTTCATTCCAGAGGATGAACGTATTATTACTATTGAAGATGCCGCTGAACTCCAGCTACGTCAAACTCATGTCGTCACCTTGGAAACTCGTCCAGCAAATATCGAAGGCAAAGGAGCAGTTAATATACGCGACCTTGTGCGCAATGCTTTACGGATGAGACCAGAACGCATTATTGTGGGCGAAGTCCGAAGCGGAGAAGCCCTTGATATGTTACAAGCTATGAATACCGGTCACGATGGCTCCCTGACCACCGGTCACGCCAATACTCCCCGTGATATGCTTTCTCGTCTGGAAACAATGGTTCTCATGGCCGGGATGGATTTGCCTGTCCGGGCAATCCGTGAGCAAATTTCCAGTGCCCTGGACGTTATTATACAGCAGAGCCGTTTGCGGGACGGAAGCCGTAAAATAACTCATATTACAGAAGTCCTTGGGATGGAGGGGGATGTGATCGTGCTTCAAGACATTTTTCGTTTCGAGCAGACAGGAATTGATAAACAAGGTAAGGTCCAAGGCCATTTTAGGGCGACCGGAATTCGACCTCATTTTATTGATAAACTGATTGCTGCAGGGCAGATACTCCCAGAAGATCTATTTTTAAATAATTAG
- the cpaB gene encoding Flp pilus assembly protein CpaB, with product MQRRGFFLLALVCGLIAAGSMYFYLNNANRNTSVSFKPLVIVKTNIPARSVIEASQLEVKDVPTQGYPQGGFSTIQNVVGSVALLNLSAGDLLLSSMLERRNIQNKSNGNSTGSPTALTVPDGKRAVAIPIGLVSGVGYAVKPGDHVDVLVTIDTKDSSANSQAVAITTLAAQDVLILSVGESVSGDKTKVDTKSYTLALSVPQAMAITYGSEKGSLRLMLRNPANTDIRQDTPVSGNVFLDPSYFNRYK from the coding sequence ATGCAGCGTAGAGGTTTTTTTCTTCTGGCACTCGTTTGTGGGTTGATAGCGGCTGGATCAATGTATTTCTATCTTAACAATGCGAACAGAAACACATCAGTTTCGTTCAAACCTTTGGTGATCGTAAAGACGAACATTCCGGCCCGTTCGGTCATTGAGGCCAGCCAGTTGGAGGTTAAGGATGTTCCGACTCAGGGATATCCCCAGGGTGGTTTTTCTACCATTCAAAATGTCGTGGGTTCTGTGGCCCTATTAAATCTCTCAGCCGGAGATTTGCTCCTCAGTTCAATGCTTGAACGTCGGAATATTCAGAATAAAAGTAATGGCAACTCCACAGGCAGCCCAACTGCCCTCACCGTTCCGGACGGAAAAAGGGCGGTTGCGATTCCGATTGGTTTAGTCAGTGGGGTCGGTTATGCTGTAAAACCCGGAGATCACGTCGATGTTCTCGTGACGATAGACACGAAGGACTCCTCCGCAAATTCACAGGCCGTGGCTATAACGACATTGGCTGCCCAGGATGTTTTGATATTAAGCGTGGGGGAGAGTGTAAGTGGAGATAAAACAAAGGTTGATACCAAATCTTACACGTTGGCTCTGAGCGTACCACAAGCAATGGCGATAACCTACGGAAGTGAAAAAGGAAGTCTGCGTTTGATGTTGCGTAATCCTGCAAATACGGACATTCGTCAAGATACCCCGGTAAGCGGGAATGTGTTTTTGGATCCCAGTTATTTTAATCGTTATAAGTAA
- a CDS encoding GNAT family N-acetyltransferase, which yields MRNISVTTLKSINLVDLTKIWNRCWRGYYCDMSYKPEYMKLWLDLSQVSLQHSIAIIFKEQVIGFALLSIEGADGWIAGTCIDPDYRRKGIFAPLLHTQLDLANRIGLKRIYLEVLEQNHARIVYQSVGFIQVRQLGVYRSQTRFLSNRIEARPLRSISLKQYFEIRRRAFFNPSWQRREGYLRRYRQSLAFVNSAGTAGALFAGEKNAPLIDVWSGTAAGAEEVVNKLLLHTGEAWSLTNQPEDWIAALLRSNGINPSVKQFEMCCELT from the coding sequence ATGAGAAATATTAGTGTGACAACTCTTAAATCGATTAATTTAGTCGATTTAACGAAGATTTGGAACCGTTGTTGGCGCGGGTACTACTGTGATATGTCGTACAAACCTGAGTACATGAAACTCTGGCTTGACCTAAGCCAAGTTTCCTTGCAGCATTCAATTGCTATTATTTTCAAAGAGCAAGTCATTGGGTTTGCTTTGCTATCAATTGAAGGGGCTGATGGCTGGATCGCTGGGACATGTATCGATCCTGATTACCGACGTAAAGGGATATTTGCTCCACTATTACATACCCAACTTGATTTGGCTAATCGCATCGGTCTAAAACGAATTTACCTAGAGGTTTTAGAGCAAAATCATGCGCGTATAGTCTATCAGTCAGTTGGTTTTATTCAAGTGCGCCAACTCGGTGTATATCGTTCACAAACTCGGTTTCTTTCTAATCGTATTGAGGCTCGTCCACTTAGATCGATTTCCTTGAAGCAATACTTTGAAATCCGGCGCCGTGCCTTTTTTAATCCTTCATGGCAAAGAAGAGAGGGATATCTACGACGGTATAGACAATCTTTAGCCTTTGTGAACTCGGCAGGGACCGCTGGTGCTCTCTTTGCCGGTGAGAAAAATGCCCCATTAATTGATGTTTGGAGTGGTACCGCAGCTGGGGCTGAAGAGGTGGTTAACAAACTATTACTGCACACAGGCGAAGCCTGGTCCTTGACAAATCAACCCGAAGATTGGATTGCCGCTTTGCTCAGATCGAATGGAATTAATCCGAGTGTAAAACAGTTCGAAATGTGTTGTGAGCTGACATAA
- a CDS encoding Flp family type IVb pilin, with protein sequence MKAKLMGLLRDETGQAMTEYGLIIALVAIGVIVALTAMGGQLSTLFDTIKTKLTPAT encoded by the coding sequence TTGAAAGCAAAATTAATGGGACTCTTACGGGACGAAACGGGACAAGCAATGACCGAATATGGACTCATTATCGCACTCGTGGCGATCGGCGTCATAGTTGCTCTAACAGCGATGGGTGGCCAACTTAGTACCCTTTTTGATACAATAAAAACTAAGCTTACACCTGCCACTTAA